A stretch of DNA from Aurantiacibacter atlanticus:
TGGCTTGCCAAGGCGTGCGGGATGCGGGACCATCTGGCCGAGAGAGTCCAATGCGGCATCCGGCAGGCCCGCCAGCATCGGTGTCCAGAAAATGCCCGGTGCGATGGCCATGACGCGAATCTGATCACGGGCAAATTCGCGCGCCAACGGCAGGGTCATACCAACAATGCCCGCCTTTGAAGCGGCATAGGCAGGCTGGCCGATCTGTCCATCGAATGCAGCAACCGAGGCGGTGTTGACAATCAGGCCCCGCTCTTCACCCAGCGGCTCTGCCTGCTGAAGCCGTGCCGCAAAACGGGAACTGGTAAGGAAGGTCCCGACAAGATTGATCTCTACCGCCTTGCGAAAGCTCGCCATGTCATGCGGCACGAAATGCTTGCCTACCGCCTTCTTGGACCCGAGAATCCCGGCGCAATTGACCAGAATCCGCGCCGTGCCATGCGCTTGTTCTGCTGCATCGAGTGCTTGTGTCACGCTGTCTTCACTTGACACATCGACCTTGGAAAACCGGCCTCCGAAACTCGCCGCATGCTCTTCACCTGCTTCTTCATTCAGATCGAAAATCGTGACCTTGGCCCCTTGGGCAGCAAGGGCGCTGGCAGTAGCTGCACCAAGCCCCGATGCTCCGCCGGTGACGATTGCTGCGATTCCATCGATTTGCATTCTATGCTCCTGAATTGATCCTTATACCCGT
This window harbors:
- a CDS encoding SDR family NAD(P)-dependent oxidoreductase, coding for MQIDGIAAIVTGGASGLGAATASALAAQGAKVTIFDLNEEAGEEHAASFGGRFSKVDVSSEDSVTQALDAAEQAHGTARILVNCAGILGSKKAVGKHFVPHDMASFRKAVEINLVGTFLTSSRFAARLQQAEPLGEERGLIVNTASVAAFDGQIGQPAYAASKAGIVGMTLPLAREFARDQIRVMAIAPGIFWTPMLAGLPDAALDSLGQMVPHPARLGKPEEYADLVVAIAGNPMLNGEVIRLDGAIRMAPK